A single window of Zootoca vivipara chromosome 17, rZooViv1.1, whole genome shotgun sequence DNA harbors:
- the LOC118075967 gene encoding L-serine dehydratase/L-threonine deaminase-like, producing the protein MASDKPFHVVTPLRVSGPLSKLAGTKVYLKLENTQPTCSFKIRGIGNFCKSWAGKHCMQFVSASAGNAGLATAYCARELGIPATIFVPQCTPAFTVEAMEDEGAVVCIKQTLEECQNTAKEMVKRCCNSTYVPPFDDPLIWEGHKTMVTEMKEQMGESTPGAIVLSVGGGGMLCGVIQGLREVGWDQVPIIAMETRGAHSLNASLEEKKLVTLPEITSVATTLGAATVAEEALKLAQEHPVISQVVDDCDAVAAVAKFLDDERMLVEPACGASLAAVYSEVIKMLQKDGKLPSELESIVIIVCGGNNITMEELERLKEQVSADNGMGDLLECELALATFNNPCNLFAATLQKSMGACAH; encoded by the exons ATGGCCTCCGACAAGCCCTTCCATGTGGTCACTCCGCTGCGGGTCAGCGGCCCCCTCTCCAAATTGGCTGGTACCAAGGTCTACCTGAAGCTCGAAAATACCCAACCCACTTGCTCCTTTAAGATACGGGGCATAGGGAACTTCTGCAAATCG TGGGCCGGAAAACACTGCATGCAGTTTGTCTCTGCCTCAG CGGGGAATGCCGGCCTTGCAACTGCCTACTGTGCAAGAGAGTTGGGGATCCCGGCTACCATCTTTGTGCCCCAATGCACGCCAGCTTTCACTGTGGAGGCAATGGAAGATGAGGGAGCCGTGGTATGCATCAAACAG ACACTGGAGGAATGCCAAAACACAGCCAAAGAAATGGTAAAGAGATGCTGTAACTCGACCTACGTGCCTCCGTTCGATGACCCTCTCATCTG GGAAGGGCACAAGACCATGGTCACAGAGATGAAGGAGCAGATGGGCGAGTCCACACCTGGAGCGATAGTTCTCTCTGTCGGAGGGGGCGGCATGCTCTGTGGGGTGATCCAGGGCCTCCGTGAGGTGGGCTGGGACCAGGTACCCATCATCGCCATGGAGACCCGCGGAGCCCACAGTCTGAATgcttccttggaagaaaagaagCTGGTGACACTGCCCGAAATTACCAG CGTTGCTACTACGCTTGGGGCAGCTACTGTGGCAGAGGAAGCTTTGAAGCTGGCGCAAGAGCACCCTGTCATATCACAGGTTGTCGACGACTGTGACGCAGTGGCAGCCGTCGCGAAGTTTCTCG ACGACGAGAGGATGCTGGTGGAGCCGGCGTGTGGGGCATCCTTGGCAGCCGTCTACAGCGAGGTGATCAAAATGCTGCAAAAGGATGGTAAACTCCCCAGCGAGCTGGAATCCATCGTCATCATTGTGTGCGGTGGCAACAACATCACCATGGAGGAActggagcgcttgaaggagcagGTGTCCGCGGATAACGGAATGGGTGATCTCTTGGAGTGTGAGCTTGCATTGGCAACATTTAACAATCCATGCAACCTTTTTGCGGCTACGCTCCAAAAATCCATGGGGGCGTGTGCTCATTAA
- the LOC118076200 gene encoding L-serine dehydratase/L-threonine deaminase has protein sequence MASDKPFHVVTPLRVSPHLSKLAGTKVYLKLENTQPTGSFKIRGIGNFCKAMAEKGTKQFVCASAGNAGLATAYCAKLLEIPATIFVPQCTPAFTVERMKDEGATVCCGQTLDQCKCTAQEAVKRNADWTFVPPFGDPLISDGHKTMVLEMKEQMGESKPGVIVLSVGGGGMLCGVIQGLREVGWDDVPIIAMETWGAHSFHASLKAGELVTLPKITSVATTLGAATVAEEALQLAQEHCVISQVVTDPEAVAGIPRFLDAEKILVEPACGATLAAIYSGLIKTLQKECRLPRCLESIVIIVCGGNNITLEELDRLKDELCMNHRMKEYVECKAVLAKWNQGSFTASLQKSTGACGH, from the exons ATGGCCTCCGACAAGCCCTTCCACGTGGTCACTCCGCTGCGGGTCAGCCCCCACCTCTCCAAATTGGCTGGTACCAAGGTCTACCTGAAGCTCGAAAATACCCAACCCACTGGCTCCTTTAAGATACGAGGCATAGGGAACTTCTGCAAAGCG ATGGCCGAAAAAGGAACCAAGCAGTTTGTCTGTGCCTCAG CGGGGAATGCCGGCCTTGCAACTGCCTactgtgccaaactgttggagatCCCGGCTACCATCTTTGTGCCCCAATGCACGCCAGCTTTCACTGTGGAGCGCATGAAAGACGAGGGAGCCACGGTTTGCTGTGGGCAG ACGCTGGATCAATGCAAGTGCACAGCCCAGGAGGCGGTAAAGAGAAACGCTGATTGGACCTTTGTACCTCCCTTCGGCGACCCTCTCATCAG TGATGGGCACAAGACCATGGTCTTAGAGATGAAGGAGCAGATGGGCGAGTCCAAACCTGGAGTGATAGTTCTCTCTGTCGGAGGGGGCGGCATGCTGTGCGGTGTGATCCAGGGCCTCCGCGAGGTTGGCTGGGACGACGTACCCATCATCGCCATGGAGACCTGGGGAGCTCACAGCTTCCATGCTTCCTTGAAAGCAGGGGAGCTGGTGACACTTCCTAAAATTACCAG CGTTGCTACCACTCTTGGGGCAGCTACTGTGGCAGAGGAAGCTTTGCAGCTGGCTCAGGAACACTGCGTCATATCACAGGTCGTCACTGACCCGGAGGCAGTGGCAGGCATTCCAAGGTTTTTGG ATGCGGAGAAGATCCTGGTGGAGCCGGCGTGCGGAGCGACCTTGGCAGCCATCTACAGCGGGCTGATCAAAACGCTGCAAAAGGAGTGCAGACTCCCCCGCTGTCTGGAGTCCATTGTCATCATTGTGTGCGGTGGTAACAACATCACCCTGGAGGAACTGGATCGCCTGAAGGATGAACTGTGCATGAACCACAGAATGAAGGAATATGTGGAGTGCAAGGCCGTTTTGGCAAAATGGAACCAGGGGTCATTCACAGCTTCGCTCCAAAAATCCACGGGGGCATGTGGTCATTAA